In the genome of Enterococcus hirae ATCC 9790, one region contains:
- a CDS encoding gamma-glutamyl-gamma-aminobutyrate hydrolase family protein codes for MLPIIGIAGNQLIRATDTFQGNQVTYTPQGFVNAVQQADGLPIVLPISSPKTASAYIDQIDKLILAGGQDISPQLYHEPPHPKLLETNLQRDLFEAALISEALKQNKPIFAVCRGMQLLNVVLGGSLYQDLTTYPKWSVKHEQHPTAPQFATHEVEILPDTLLYQLLPDTYLVNSYHHQALKELAPSLKATAFSPDGLVEGIESLDKDVRLFGVQWHPELTHSSNSTDQGLFDFFVQEF; via the coding sequence ATGTTACCCATTATTGGAATTGCTGGAAATCAGTTGATCCGAGCGACAGATACTTTTCAAGGAAATCAAGTAACCTATACTCCCCAAGGCTTTGTCAATGCTGTACAGCAGGCGGATGGTTTACCGATCGTTTTACCGATCTCATCCCCTAAGACTGCTTCTGCTTATATTGACCAAATCGATAAACTGATCTTAGCCGGTGGACAGGATATTTCCCCACAACTGTATCATGAACCTCCCCATCCAAAACTTTTAGAAACCAATCTTCAAAGAGATCTCTTTGAAGCGGCACTTATCAGCGAGGCTCTGAAGCAAAACAAACCAATTTTTGCTGTTTGTCGTGGAATGCAACTCTTAAATGTCGTGCTTGGGGGTAGTTTGTATCAAGATTTAACCACTTATCCTAAGTGGTCGGTCAAACATGAACAGCATCCAACCGCCCCACAATTTGCTACTCATGAAGTAGAGATTTTACCCGACACTCTATTATATCAGCTACTACCTGATACTTATTTGGTAAACTCTTATCATCATCAGGCGTTGAAAGAGCTGGCACCTTCATTAAAAGCTACAGCCTTTTCTCCTGATGGTCTAGTGGAAGGGATTGAAAGTCTCGATAAGGATGTTCGATTGTTTGGTGTACAATGGCATCCAGAGCTGACACATTCAAGCAATTCCACTGACCAAGGATTATTTGATTTTTTTGTTCAAGAATTTTAG
- the rnhC gene encoding ribonuclease HIII produces MSNIIIKVTTAQMEKMKQAYLSYLLPKKIPYTVFAAKKNGTTITAYTSGKVMFQGANAEKEASQWGKAASAKPKAGKTAASLPKNIESLSVLGSDEVGNGSYFGPLTVCAAYVAKEQLTQLKKLGVRDSKELKDPQIIQLASILKKTIPYQLLVLEPKKYNEIQPKYNAVRMKVALHNQAIHLLLKKIAPVKPEAILIDQFTPESNYKKYVRLEKNQVQEKLYFVTKGEQYHLAVAAASIISRASFLEELAKESAEVGLELPSGAGTKSDRIAAKIIEQGGVDLLANYAKLHFANTEKAKKMSL; encoded by the coding sequence ATGAGTAATATTATCATCAAAGTAACGACTGCCCAAATGGAAAAAATGAAACAAGCTTATCTTTCTTATCTTTTACCTAAAAAAATTCCTTATACCGTATTTGCTGCTAAAAAAAATGGCACGACCATCACTGCATACACCTCAGGAAAAGTCATGTTCCAAGGTGCAAATGCCGAAAAAGAAGCAAGTCAATGGGGAAAGGCAGCTTCAGCAAAACCCAAAGCTGGAAAAACAGCTGCATCTTTGCCTAAGAACATCGAATCTTTATCTGTATTAGGAAGTGATGAAGTGGGAAATGGGAGTTACTTCGGTCCATTGACAGTTTGTGCTGCTTACGTGGCCAAGGAGCAACTAACACAACTAAAAAAACTAGGCGTTCGTGATTCAAAAGAATTAAAAGATCCTCAAATCATTCAATTGGCTAGTATCTTGAAGAAGACGATCCCTTATCAACTTTTAGTACTCGAGCCTAAAAAATATAACGAGATCCAACCGAAATACAATGCTGTGCGTATGAAAGTTGCTTTGCATAATCAAGCGATCCATCTACTGCTGAAAAAAATTGCTCCTGTCAAACCAGAGGCAATCTTGATCGATCAGTTTACACCAGAAAGCAATTATAAAAAGTATGTCCGTTTGGAAAAAAATCAAGTGCAAGAAAAACTCTATTTTGTGACTAAAGGAGAACAATACCACTTAGCGGTAGCTGCGGCATCGATCATCAGCCGAGCAAGTTTTCTAGAAGAATTAGCCAAAGAATCAGCAGAGGTCGGTTTAGAGTTACCTTCTGGCGCTGGAACAAAGTCGGATCGAATAGCTGCAAAAATCATTGAACAAGGTGGCGTTGATTTGTTAGCAAATTATGCAAAATTACATTTTGCGAATACTGAAAAAGCAAAAAAAATGAGTTTATGA
- a CDS encoding ATPase V, producing the protein MARILTRIKEAEENNQKKEEQVKAELAQYEQLKNNELIDLNKEFQERLTKLMKEKEKNEEEVTEDEQHKLELILEQFRQKVLEIEKTYLEKEEEEIAKKKNLTNEIIERMKQNNGCH; encoded by the coding sequence ATGGCGCGAATTTTGACAAGAATCAAAGAAGCAGAAGAGAATAATCAGAAAAAAGAAGAGCAGGTCAAAGCTGAACTTGCTCAATATGAACAATTAAAAAATAACGAATTAATCGATTTGAATAAAGAATTCCAAGAACGATTAACCAAGCTGATGAAAGAAAAAGAAAAAAATGAAGAGGAAGTAACTGAAGACGAACAGCACAAACTGGAATTGATTTTAGAACAATTTCGTCAAAAAGTTCTTGAAATAGAAAAAACATATTTAGAAAAAGAAGAAGAGGAAATAGCGAAGAAAAAGAACTTAACAAATGAGATCATTGAAAGGATGAAACAAAACAATGGCTGTCACTAA
- the trxA gene encoding thioredoxin, with translation MSQVVTDTTFNEETDKGLVLIDFWATWCGPCRMQAPILDQLSEEYDEDEFRIVKMDVDENPQTPQQFGIMSIPTLLLKKDGQVVEKAVGVHSKEQLRQMIDQYL, from the coding sequence ATGTCACAAGTAGTTACAGATACGACATTTAACGAAGAAACAGATAAAGGCTTAGTATTAATCGACTTTTGGGCAACTTGGTGTGGACCTTGTCGCATGCAAGCACCAATTTTAGATCAGCTGTCAGAAGAATACGATGAAGATGAATTCCGAATCGTAAAAATGGATGTAGATGAAAACCCACAAACACCTCAACAATTTGGGATTATGAGTATTCCAACATTATTGTTGAAAAAAGATGGGCAAGTCGTTGAAAAAGCGGTTGGTGTACACTCGAAAGAGCAATTACGTCAAATGATCGATCAATATTTATAA
- a CDS encoding CvpA family protein has protein sequence MLSLLILFILLLAFFSGARRGFSMQVVYTIGYILSFMAAQHFYKDLASRLELYIPYPAVTSNSQMVFFDQTFSFRLDEAFYAGVAFLLILFIGGLLTRFIGIFVHSLTYIPILKQVDWLAGGILSLIVAYVTIFLLLSLLTFVPVDIVQKQFSGNSLARFIVEQTPFLTNKIHDLWITNVIN, from the coding sequence ATGTTAAGTCTTTTGATTTTATTTATCTTGCTGCTTGCATTTTTTTCAGGTGCGAGACGAGGATTTTCTATGCAGGTCGTTTATACGATCGGTTATATCTTGTCATTTATGGCAGCACAGCACTTTTATAAGGATCTAGCAAGTCGTCTGGAATTATATATTCCTTATCCTGCGGTAACATCTAATTCCCAAATGGTCTTTTTTGATCAGACATTTTCTTTCAGATTAGATGAAGCTTTTTATGCAGGAGTCGCCTTTTTGCTGATTTTATTTATCGGAGGATTGCTTACTCGTTTTATCGGGATTTTTGTTCATAGCTTGACCTATATTCCGATCCTAAAACAAGTCGATTGGCTTGCGGGAGGCATCTTATCTTTAATCGTTGCCTATGTCACGATATTTTTGCTCTTGAGTTTATTGACTTTTGTGCCAGTAGATATCGTTCAAAAACAATTTAGTGGAAATAGTCTTGCCCGCTTTATCGTAGAGCAGACACCATTTCTAACGAATAAAATCCATGATTTATGGATAACGAATGTGATAAACTAA
- a CDS encoding endonuclease MutS2: MNNRILETLEFEKVKQLVRQFVVTAQGTEELAKLVPINQQEKLTDWLAETEDGLKVQRLRGGIPIPKLENIRPHMKRIEIGADLNGLELAQVARVLSTTSELKRFFADLADSEIEFLRLYFWAEQLVTIPELNRRLKESIDEDGRVTDDASPELKIIRQNIRRSEQTVREQLDGIVRGKNAKYLSDTIITMRNDRYVIPVKQEYRGVFGGVVHDQSASGQTLFVEPKQIVELNNRLRQYQIAERNEIQRILSELSAELVPHRHEIIHNAYVIGKLDLMNAKARFGKELKAIVPAISVENHVILKQARHPLIDQEKVVANDISIGKEYQAIVITGPNTGGKTITLKTLGLLQLMGQSGLPIPVDEESQIGIFEEVFADIGDEQSIEQSLSTFSSHMTNTVDILAHVNEKSLVLFDELGAGTDPQEGAALAIAILDDLGKKSAYVMATTHYPELKVYGYNRANTINASMEFDVDTLSPTYRLLIGVPGRSNAFEISSRLGLDQSVINEAKQLMNDESQDLNEMIADLENRRKMAETEYLEMRHYVDEAQELYENLKEAYRYFFEEREKEIEKAKKKANELVSEAQENAEKIIADIRKMQQQVGQGNVKEHQLIDAKTKLANLHQEEQLKKNKVLKKAKEQKTLKPGDEVLVTTYGQRGTLLRKNGEQWQVEIGILKMNVSESELTPVAPQKEPKQRVIHAVRSESASHVSNQLDLRGKRYEEALSEVDQYLDSAILAGYPQVTIVHGKGTGALRQGITDYLKNHRSVKSFEFAPANQGGNGATIVKFK, encoded by the coding sequence GTGAATAATCGAATCCTAGAAACATTAGAATTTGAAAAAGTGAAACAGCTTGTTCGTCAGTTTGTGGTAACCGCGCAAGGAACAGAAGAACTCGCAAAGTTAGTGCCGATCAACCAACAAGAGAAATTAACAGATTGGTTAGCAGAAACAGAAGATGGCTTAAAAGTTCAAAGGTTACGTGGGGGAATCCCTATTCCTAAGTTAGAGAACATCCGACCTCATATGAAACGAATTGAGATCGGTGCTGATTTAAATGGACTCGAATTAGCGCAAGTTGCACGTGTTTTATCGACTACAAGTGAATTAAAACGATTCTTTGCTGATTTAGCAGATAGCGAAATTGAATTTTTACGTCTTTATTTCTGGGCAGAACAATTGGTGACGATCCCCGAATTGAATCGACGTTTAAAAGAGTCGATCGATGAAGATGGGCGAGTAACAGATGATGCTTCCCCTGAATTAAAAATCATTCGTCAAAATATTCGTCGAAGTGAACAAACGGTGAGAGAACAACTAGATGGCATTGTTAGGGGGAAAAACGCCAAATACTTAAGTGATACGATTATTACCATGCGAAATGATCGCTATGTGATTCCTGTCAAGCAAGAATACCGGGGTGTCTTTGGTGGGGTAGTCCATGATCAAAGTGCTTCTGGGCAAACATTATTCGTTGAACCAAAGCAAATCGTTGAATTAAATAATCGCTTGAGACAGTATCAAATTGCAGAGCGTAATGAGATCCAACGTATTTTAAGTGAACTTTCTGCTGAACTGGTTCCTCATCGACATGAAATCATTCATAACGCATACGTGATCGGTAAACTAGATTTGATGAACGCCAAAGCACGTTTTGGGAAAGAACTGAAAGCCATCGTTCCTGCAATCAGTGTAGAAAATCATGTCATTTTAAAACAAGCAAGACATCCGTTGATTGATCAAGAAAAAGTGGTGGCTAATGATATCAGTATTGGAAAAGAGTACCAAGCGATCGTGATTACTGGTCCAAATACTGGAGGAAAGACGATCACTTTAAAAACTTTAGGATTGTTACAATTGATGGGGCAATCGGGTTTACCGATCCCTGTAGATGAAGAAAGTCAAATCGGTATTTTTGAGGAAGTATTTGCTGACATCGGTGATGAACAATCCATCGAGCAAAGTCTCTCAACATTTTCTTCCCATATGACAAACACCGTCGATATCTTGGCGCATGTGAATGAAAAAAGTTTAGTCTTGTTTGATGAATTAGGCGCAGGAACAGATCCCCAAGAAGGGGCAGCTTTAGCGATTGCTATTTTAGACGATCTTGGGAAAAAATCGGCTTATGTGATGGCTACGACACACTATCCAGAACTAAAAGTTTATGGATACAATCGGGCGAATACAATCAATGCAAGTATGGAATTTGACGTTGATACACTTAGTCCAACGTATCGTCTGTTGATTGGTGTACCAGGGCGAAGTAACGCATTTGAAATCTCTAGCCGCTTAGGATTAGATCAATCAGTCATCAATGAAGCCAAACAATTAATGAATGACGAAAGCCAAGATTTAAATGAAATGATCGCTGATTTAGAAAATCGACGAAAAATGGCTGAAACGGAGTATTTAGAAATGCGCCACTACGTTGATGAAGCACAAGAGTTATATGAAAACTTAAAAGAGGCGTATCGTTATTTCTTTGAAGAACGAGAAAAAGAAATCGAAAAAGCTAAGAAAAAAGCCAATGAATTAGTTTCTGAAGCACAAGAAAATGCGGAAAAAATCATTGCAGATATTCGTAAAATGCAACAACAAGTAGGACAAGGAAATGTAAAAGAGCACCAATTGATTGATGCGAAAACCAAATTGGCAAACTTACATCAAGAAGAACAACTGAAAAAAAATAAAGTGTTGAAAAAAGCCAAAGAACAAAAAACATTGAAACCAGGCGACGAAGTTTTAGTGACAACTTATGGTCAAAGAGGAACCTTGTTACGTAAAAACGGGGAGCAATGGCAAGTGGAAATCGGGATTTTAAAAATGAATGTTTCTGAAAGTGAATTAACGCCCGTTGCTCCACAAAAGGAACCAAAACAGCGGGTCATTCATGCTGTACGTTCTGAATCAGCTAGTCACGTGTCGAACCAACTAGATCTTCGTGGCAAACGCTATGAAGAAGCGTTGAGTGAGGTTGACCAATACCTTGATTCAGCGATCCTTGCTGGCTATCCCCAAGTAACGATCGTACATGGAAAAGGGACCGGAGCTTTGCGTCAAGGAATCACCGACTACTTGAAAAATCATCGAAGTGTCAAAAGTTTTGAATTTGCTCCTGCTAACCAAGGCGGTAATGGGGCGACGATCGTTAAATTTAAATAA
- the zapA gene encoding cell division protein ZapA, giving the protein MAHEKTRYKAVIADQTYTIIGRETKHHMDIVTNLINEQLKELKDLSPQIDNEQAAILMAVNALSDQLKKQERNLELEKEVADLKKKMIKFVEMENRIKRIEAIENEAREVLKENGQADREIKNHVEAQQILNEKRKGQIKQKSSN; this is encoded by the coding sequence ATGGCGCACGAAAAAACACGCTATAAAGCAGTGATTGCCGACCAAACTTACACGATTATTGGACGTGAAACAAAGCACCATATGGATATCGTGACAAATTTGATCAATGAACAACTAAAAGAATTGAAGGATTTGTCTCCGCAAATCGATAATGAACAAGCAGCGATCTTAATGGCTGTCAATGCGCTCTCGGATCAATTAAAGAAGCAAGAAAGAAATCTCGAACTTGAAAAAGAAGTAGCAGATTTAAAGAAAAAAATGATCAAATTTGTGGAAATGGAAAATCGAATCAAAAGAATTGAAGCGATTGAAAACGAAGCACGAGAAGTGTTGAAAGAAAACGGACAAGCAGATCGAGAAATCAAGAATCATGTGGAAGCCCAACAAATTTTAAATGAAAAAAGAAAAGGTCAAATCAAACAAAAATCTTCAAATTGA
- a CDS encoding ABC transporter permease: MRKFWIITKDVYLKNVKSISFLIMILVPFIMIGIVYLAGNFAQQNSEINKIGVLSENQQVTQQLEQVKTDEFSFQAVDSQTQAQKELADEKIDAYLVVTVENDQLKGQLYSENSLGQSTQLLIQQQLTGLQSLLRASQLGLSPEEVASLSQPASLTRQKVSFDSNNKMKVGEDNSGVQYAISYAATIILFIIILTYSQIIAQEIASEKGTRIMEVILSSTTAQKHFYGKLTGVLLVALTQMALYGVILTVGFQQFKHMDFVKSIIENISLDKIIGPFLWYALLFMFFGILIFSVLAALCGSLVNKAEDTAKAILPVTYLSLGGYMLGLILGASDPNNIVIRITSYIPFLSSYIMPIRLANETVGMTSVLISLVVLIIVTFLLMFFSANMYKSNVLVYSEGGLWSSLKQSLSIMRNERKKS, from the coding sequence ATGCGTAAATTTTGGATCATTACAAAAGATGTCTATTTAAAAAATGTCAAATCTATCTCTTTCTTAATTATGATCTTAGTGCCATTCATTATGATAGGAATCGTTTATTTAGCAGGCAATTTTGCTCAGCAAAACAGTGAGATTAATAAAATTGGTGTATTGTCCGAAAATCAACAAGTAACGCAACAGCTTGAACAAGTAAAAACCGATGAGTTCAGCTTTCAAGCGGTTGATTCGCAAACACAAGCTCAAAAAGAATTAGCCGATGAAAAAATTGATGCCTATTTAGTCGTCACGGTCGAAAACGATCAGCTAAAAGGTCAACTTTACAGTGAAAATTCGTTAGGACAAAGTACACAATTGTTGATCCAACAGCAATTAACTGGGTTGCAATCACTATTGCGAGCTAGCCAACTGGGACTTTCTCCTGAAGAAGTAGCTAGTCTTAGTCAACCAGCAAGTTTGACTAGACAAAAAGTAAGTTTTGATAGTAATAACAAAATGAAAGTTGGAGAAGATAATTCTGGCGTACAATATGCGATTAGTTATGCAGCAACCATTATCTTATTTATCATTATCCTGACTTATTCACAAATCATCGCGCAAGAAATTGCTTCTGAAAAGGGAACTCGAATCATGGAAGTCATTTTATCAAGTACGACAGCTCAAAAACATTTTTATGGTAAATTGACTGGTGTCTTGTTAGTTGCTTTAACGCAGATGGCTCTATACGGTGTGATTTTGACTGTGGGATTCCAACAATTTAAACATATGGATTTTGTAAAAAGTATCATAGAGAATATTTCACTAGATAAGATCATCGGACCATTTTTATGGTACGCATTGTTGTTTATGTTCTTTGGTATCTTGATCTTCTCCGTTTTAGCGGCTTTATGTGGATCATTAGTCAACAAAGCAGAAGATACAGCAAAAGCGATTTTACCAGTTACTTATCTTTCTTTAGGTGGCTATATGCTTGGGTTGATCTTAGGCGCATCTGATCCAAACAATATCGTGATTCGGATCACGTCCTATATTCCGTTCCTTTCTTCTTATATTATGCCGATTCGTTTGGCGAATGAGACAGTGGGAATGACTAGTGTATTGATTTCACTTGTAGTGTTAATCATTGTCACATTCCTGCTAATGTTCTTCTCAGCGAATATGTATAAATCAAATGTTCTTGTTTATAGTGAAGGTGGCTTATGGAGTTCATTGAAACAGTCACTTTCAATTATGAGAAATGAACGTAAGAAATCCTAA
- a CDS encoding ABC transporter ATP-binding protein codes for MLEVKDLVKTFGDYTAVDHVSFQIPDGKIMGLIGQNGAGKTTTFRLILDFLTQDQGEVLWNGQPLGEKDYDIIGYLPEERGLYPKVTIQEQLLYFAELRGKKRKEIEPKIDFWMEKFQVKGKKTDKVKSLSKGNQQKVQLIATLIHEPKLIILDEPFSGLDPVNAELLKDGIIELKEHGSCVIFSSHNMDNVEKICDHLIMLRNGKMVLSGKVHEIRNSFGRTKLFLESGLSQQEVAMIEGVEKVVTHEDQTLEITLNDPDVGKEIFTRATQFGYIPMFNQQPPTLEEIFKMKAGEIDA; via the coding sequence ATGTTAGAAGTGAAAGATTTGGTTAAGACGTTTGGAGACTATACCGCTGTTGATCATGTGTCTTTTCAAATACCTGATGGAAAGATTATGGGGCTGATCGGACAAAACGGGGCAGGAAAAACCACAACTTTTCGATTGATCTTAGATTTTTTGACACAGGATCAAGGGGAAGTTTTATGGAATGGACAACCTTTGGGAGAAAAAGACTATGACATTATTGGCTATCTTCCTGAAGAACGTGGGTTGTATCCGAAAGTAACGATTCAAGAGCAATTGTTGTATTTTGCTGAATTGAGAGGCAAAAAAAGAAAAGAGATCGAACCAAAAATCGATTTTTGGATGGAAAAGTTCCAAGTAAAAGGAAAGAAAACCGATAAAGTAAAATCATTGTCTAAAGGAAATCAACAAAAAGTCCAATTGATTGCTACGTTGATCCATGAACCTAAATTAATCATATTGGACGAGCCGTTTAGTGGGCTTGACCCAGTCAATGCAGAATTGCTGAAAGATGGGATCATTGAGTTAAAAGAACATGGCTCATGTGTTATTTTCTCCAGTCACAATATGGATAATGTTGAAAAAATCTGTGATCATTTAATTATGTTGCGTAATGGAAAAATGGTGTTAAGCGGGAAAGTCCATGAAATCAGAAATTCTTTTGGACGAACAAAGTTATTCTTAGAATCTGGCTTGTCCCAGCAGGAAGTTGCAATGATCGAAGGAGTCGAAAAAGTCGTCACTCATGAAGATCAAACGCTTGAAATCACTTTAAACGATCCTGATGTAGGAAAAGAAATCTTTACCCGAGCAACACAATTTGGCTATATTCCAATGTTCAATCAACAACCGCCTACCTTAGAAGAGATATTCAAAATGAAAGCAGGTGAGATTGATGCGTAA